ACCACGCCCAGCGCCAGCACGGCCGCTGCCAGCCGCGCGGCCAGGCCGAATTTCCCGTATTGCATCGGATGCTCCCTGTTCTCTTGATGTTGTTGGCTGCCTGCGGCGTCGCACCGTGGCAGCGGCCCATTGTATGGAAAGGCAGCCAATGGACGAACGAGCAAATATGCATGGCGATATGCCTGCGCAGAATAAGGGCTACGCTGTAGGAACGCGTCACCCCTTTGCCCCGCCATGGGAGGCTGCCATGCCCGAACAACTGACCAAGCATCCCGACGTCACGATCCAGGTGCTGCGCAGCGCCGGCGCCCGCTGCGGCGAGGGCGAGGCCCAGGCCATCCTGCGCAGTTGTCCGCCGGCGCGCTTTTGCAAGCTGCCGGGCGGCGAGGTCTGCGTGTACGGCCTCGATGGCGCGCCCGCGATGACGCAGTTCACCGCCGCCGACTGGCAGTCGCTCGCGCCCCTGGCGCGGAGCAGCGCCGACGACGCATCCGCGGGGACGTGGAGCGGCATGGCGGGGGCGATCTTCGTTGCCGGCGTGGTGGCCGGTGCGCTGGCCGCCGCGGTGCTGGCGCGCTGGCGGCGCGGCCGTCGCCCGGGTTAGTGCGGACTGGCGTGGCGATGCCGCTGGCACGGTGTTTGCGGCGATTCGCCGGCCATGACACTGCTGCCGCCCGTTTCCGACCACTTCCGCCTGCTGGAGAACGGCGAGGAGTATTTTCCGTGCGTGTTCGACGCCATTGCGCGCGCGCGCGAAAGCGTACTGCTGGAAACTTTTATCCTGTTTGAAGACGAGGTAGGCCACAAATTGCACGCGGCACTGGTGGCAGCCGCGCGCCGCGGCGTGCGCGTGGCGCTGACGGTGGACGGCTTCGGCTCGCATGACCTGTCGCCTGCCTTTATCGCCGGGCTGGTCGACGCAGGCGTGCAGTTCTGCACATTCTCGCCGCGACCGCGGCTGTTCGGCGTGCGCACGCATATCTTCCGCCGCATGCACCGCAAGCTGATCGCCGTCGATGCCGAGGTGGCGTTCGTCGGCGGTCTCAACTTCTCGGCAGAGCACCTGTACCAGTTCGGACCGCGGGCCAAGCAGGACTATGCGGTGGAAATCCGCGGACCGTTCGCGCGCCAGGTGCATGACTTCCTGGTGCGTGCGATGCCCGGTGACTGTCCGCCGCCGCCGCTGCCCCTGCCTCCGCCCGGGCACGAGGGGGCGGAGCTCCGCACGCATCCCGCACGCGCGTGCCTGGTCACGCGCGACAACCACCGCCACCGCAACGACATCGAGTTCGCCTACCTGGACGCGATCCGTGCGGCGCGCCGCGAGGTCATCATCGCCAATGCGTACTTCCTGCCGGGCTACCGGCTGCTGCACGCGCTGTGCGAGGCCGCCGCGCGCGGCGTGCGGGTGCGGCTGCTGCTGCAGGGCAAGCCTGACATGCCGTGGGTGGCGCGCGCCGGCGGCCTGCTCTACGCGCATCTGCAGGATGCCGGCGTGCAGATCCTGGAGTACGTCGAGCGGCCTTTCCACGGCAAGGTCGCGGTGGTCGACGACAGCTGGGCCACGGTCGGCTCCAGCAACCTTGATCCGCTGAGCCTGTCGCTGAACCTCGAGGCCAACCTCGTCATCCGCGACGAAGCCTTCGCCTGCCACCTGCGC
The sequence above is a segment of the Cupriavidus sp. MP-37 genome. Coding sequences within it:
- the clsB gene encoding cardiolipin synthase ClsB, giving the protein MTLLPPVSDHFRLLENGEEYFPCVFDAIARARESVLLETFILFEDEVGHKLHAALVAAARRGVRVALTVDGFGSHDLSPAFIAGLVDAGVQFCTFSPRPRLFGVRTHIFRRMHRKLIAVDAEVAFVGGLNFSAEHLYQFGPRAKQDYAVEIRGPFARQVHDFLVRAMPGDCPPPPLPLPPPGHEGAELRTHPARACLVTRDNHRHRNDIEFAYLDAIRAARREVIIANAYFLPGYRLLHALCEAAARGVRVRLLLQGKPDMPWVARAGGLLYAHLQDAGVQILEYVERPFHGKVAVVDDSWATVGSSNLDPLSLSLNLEANLVIRDEAFACHLRGRLEALIGARCRAVPPGQKSPRSRLDALGATLMFHFLRRFPAWAGWLPAHAPRLVQPMPGGRRNARRVVVLRGGAE